Below is a window of Cytophaga hutchinsonii ATCC 33406 DNA.
TTCTATTTATCCTGTTCATTTGTTTTAGTACGAGTGAATTAGTTGCACAACACAGGCTTACGGGAAGAGTTATTGCAGCCAATGACAGTACACACGTTGCGGGCTGTACGGTTACATTAAATAACGGCGCGTTTATAACCAGTACCGATTCTTCCGGAAGATTTCATTTTAAAGATCTTGAAAACGGCACCTATGTGGTTAATACCTATGGTATCGGTTTTATTGCAAACGAGCAGACAGTTGTTGTGAATGGCAAAAACAAACACATCAACGTTTTACTGCAACCGGAGCATACAGATGATGTGATAGACATTACAAGTACAACATCAAATTCACATCTGGAAGATGTGGAGGACATGGCTATCTATGCAGGTAAAAAATCTGAAGTGATTATACTCGATAGTTTAGTTGTGAATGCTGCTACAAATAATGCACGCCAGGTATATGCCCGCGTACCGGGTTTAAATATCTGGGAGAATGAAGGTGCCGGTATACAGCTGAGCATCGGCGGCCGTGGGTTAGATCCGAACAGAACCTCTAATTTTAATGTCAGGCAAAACGGTTATGATATCAGCGCGGATGCGTTGGGTTATCCGGAAAGTTATTACACACCGCCGGTCGAAGGCTTGGAGCGTATCCAGGTCATCCGCGGTGCTGCTTCATTACAGTACGGTACACAATTTGGCGGGATGCTGAATTTCATAATCCGCAAGCCTGTTCCCGATAAACGTATTCAATTGGTTGCACGGCAGACGGTGGGCAGTTACGGCAGTAAACCTGCTTTCTCCAATACGTTTGTAAGCTTAAGCGGTACACAAAAAAAACTAAGTTACTATACCTATTTCCAATACAAAACCGGAAATGGCTGGCGCCCCAATTCAGATTTTGATGTATACAATTATTACGGGAATGTAAACTATCAGATTAGCAAACGTACTTCAATTGGTTTCGATCTCACCCTGATGAGTTATCTGGCACATCAGCCGGGAGGCTTGTCAGACGCCATGTTTAAAGCAGATCCGCGCCAGAGCAACCGCGAACGCAACTGGTTCCAGGTAAACTGGAGAATGGCTGCTATACACTTCAATCACAAATTCAATGATTCAAATGAAGTGAATGTCCGCGTGTTCGGCTTGCTGGCTAACCGTTACAGCATAGGCTTCAGGCCTAACCGTGTAGCAACTATTGATGATGGCACTACCGAACGTGATCTGATCAAAGGAGCATTTAAAAATATCGGCGCGGAAGCACGATACATGAAACGTTACCACATTGCAAAACAATACAATGTATTGCTTGTAGGCGGCAGGGTATATTATGGCAACAACGTAAGCACGCAGGGCCAGGGATCGAAAGGCAGTGACGCGGATTTTGATTATACGCCAACCAATTTTATGACGTACGATTATATGTTCTTAAACCACAATGTTTCTTTGTTTGCAGAAAATATTTTTTACCTGGGAAATAAAGTCTCTGTAACACCGGGACTGCGGTATGAATATATCTATACCTCTGCAGATGGTTATTATGGAAGTATTGCATATGACCTGGCCGGAAACATTATCAACCAGACAAGAACAGATGAATTCCGTTCCAGCGCACGTCAGTTTATTTTAGGTGGTATTGGTGTCAGTTACAAACCAATACCTAAAATGAATTTCTACGGAAATATTTCTCAGAACTACCGTTCGATCACATTCAGTGATATGCGCATCTCAAATCCGTCTTCAGTTATTGATCCGGATATGAAAGATGAAAAAGGTTTTACAACAGATATTGGTTTAAGAAGCGAAGGTACAAAGCGGTTTATTTATGACGGCAGTTTCTTTATTCTGAATTATAATAATCGTATCGGTGAATACTTAACGGCAGATGCTTCAAACCGTGTAGTTCGCGAACGCACAAACATCGGACAGGCTGTAATGATGGGTGTAGAATGTTATCTGGAGTATGATGTGTTAAAGGCTATTGTACCTGTCGCTAAAAACTGGACGGGTATCCTGTTTACCAATTCTGCCTATATTCATTCCCAGTATGTAGCGAGCGGTATAACAGCAGTACAGGGAAATGAAGTGGAGTTTGTTCCGAAATTTAATTTTAAAGGCGGAGCACGGGCAAGCTATAAAAAATTCAAAGCGTCGTTTCAATACAGCTATTTAACCGAACAGTTTTCGGATGCCACCAATGCGGTTGACGGAGGTGTATCAGGTGTTGTAGGTATTATACCTTCGTATTATATTATGGATCTGGGCTTTTCGTATGAATACAGGATATTCAAACTGGAAGCAAACATCAACAACTTCACCAATCAGTATTATTTCACACGCCGTGCAACAGGTTATCCCGGTCCGGGTATTTTACCGTCAGACGGCAGAGCATTTTATCTGACACTGCAGGTGAAAATTTAACAGTAGAGCCGCAATTTATTGCGGCTGATTGAAATACACCAGATAATAATCAGCGCAATGAACTGCGCTGATTTGAATGTATCAAATTACAATAAGCCAGCCGCAATGAATTGCGGCTCTACGGGTTTTTTTCAATTACTCTTTTGCTGCCGCGTACTGCAGCGCGCTGAGCTGGCTGTAAAGCCCCTGCTGGCCTAACAGCACTTCATGCGAACCGGATTCTACTATTTCGCCTTTTTCCAATACAAAAATTGTATCCACGTGCTGTATCGTTGATAAGCGGTGTGCAATAATAATAGACGTTCTGCCCAGCATTATTTTTGCCGTTGCTTCCTGAATCAGTTCTTCTGTTTCAGAATCAATAGAAGAAGTAGCTTCATCCAGAATTAATATTTTAGGATCATAAACCATTACACGGATAAAGGAAATAATCTGGCGCTGACCGGAAGAAAGGGTGCTGCCGCGCTCCATTACTTCATAATCCAGCCCTCCGGGTAAACGCTCTATGAAACGTTCTGCGCCAACCATACGGATAGCTTCCCATATTTTTTCATCTGTGATGTCTGGGTTATAGAGCGTGATATTATTACGGATACTCCCTGAAAATAAAAACACATCCTGTAATACCAAACCAATCTGTAAACGCAGTTCATGCAGATTATAATCACGGATATCGGTACCATCAATAAGGATATGCCCTTTTTCGATATCATAAAAACGATTCAGCAAATTGATGATCGAAGATTTGCCCGCACCGGTTGAACCTACAAAGGCAATACTTCCGCCCTGCGGAACATGGAAATTAATATCTTTTAGTACCGTTTGCCCTTCGATGTAGCTGAAGAAAACATTATTGAACTGCACATCTCCTTTAATTTCAGGCAACGGTTTTTCTCCGGTTGACTGAATGGGCGTATGGTCGTCTAATAATTTTAAGATACGGTCTGAACTTACAACAGATAATTGCAATGTATTGAAGCGGTCTGCGATCATGCGTATGGGGCGGAAGAACATAGAGATGTACATGATAAATGAAACGAGCGTTCCGAAAGAACTTGTTTCGCCTAATACCAGTGTAGAACCAAACCATATTAGAAGTACCAGTCCCAGCGATCCGATAAATTCAGCAATCGGAAAATAAACAGAGTATGCGTTTACCGATTTTAAATTTGAATCGCGGTGTTCAATATTGATCTTTTTGAATTTCGCATATTCGCGTTGTTCGCTGTTAAAGATCTGAACAATACTCATTCCGGTAATATGCTCCTGAACAAAGGTGTTGAGATTGGAAACGGCAATACGCACTTCGTTGAACGAATGTTTGATGCGTTCCTTAAATACATAGGTACTGAATAATAAGATTGGCAGCGGACACAAACAGATCAGCGTTAAACGCCAATCGATATACAGCATAAAACCAAAGATGAAAATCAACTGAAGGAAATCGCCCAGAATGCCTGCTAATCCGTCGGATGTAAAATTCGAAAGTGTTTCAATGTCTGATATGTTGCGGGTTACCAAACGGCCGATAGGTGTTTTGTCAAAAAAGCCCAAACGGAATTTTAATAAATGTTTGAATAAACGGATTCGGATATCGCGAATAATTGTCTGTCCGAGTTTGCCTGCCAGATAGGTATCAAAATACTGCATGAATGCCTGCGCAACTAACACCACAACCATTAAGCCAATCATTACATACAAACCATTCAGGTCATGGCTGGCAATTTTATCGTCAATGGCAACTTTAACTAAATACGGTTTTACCGATGCAAGTACTGCTCCTGTAAGGGTTAAAGCTACCTGTGTGTAAAATAGATTTTTGTAAGGTTTTACAAATTGAAATAATCTACTTAAAATATGTATATCAAATAAATTGCCGCTTACGACACCGCTTTCCTCTTTTTGCACAGTCTGTTAATTTCCTTATAAACGTATTATGATTTGGCAGAAGTTCCTTTAGCTTCAATTTTTATGTCTCTTTTGTATAGCAGTATATGCAGGCCGATTCCGGATAACATACCGATTATACCGCCCACGTAGCCAAAATTGTTGATTTTCTCTACGCGCTGAAAGGCAACCGGATCCAGAATATTTTCGGGAAGGTTGTGTTTTACAGCCAGTATCTCAGCGCTGGCAGGCATGTACGAAGCTATTACCGAGAAAATTAAGGAGAATAAGAATGTTAACAGATAGGCATAAATAGTATAGAACAACAGTTTATGTGTGTTCTGATGAATACGTCCAACAGCTGTTAAAATGATACCAAAAGGTATCCCCACTTTCCAGGCATTAATAATACCGATCATGCCGGCTTTCGCTCTTGGGTGCCAGGAGTCGGGCAGGTCATAATGATTAAAACGGAATTTTGTGAAAAACTCTTCTGAAATTGAAAAGGTAATCTGGTCGTGTATAAAACCATAAAAACTTGCCATTACAGGAGCAAGAATAAGTAAGGCAATGAAAATGAATGTACGCATAAATAGTTTTTAGTTGCTGTACCAGTCGCTGGACAATACAGCAGTGAATTAAATTTCTGTACGTATTACTGGTTAAAGATAACTAAAAACTTATAAAGAAATGAGAGATAAAAAATTTGAAGATATTCCATCCTTGCAGGAATAAATATGCTGTAATGCCATACAGTTGCTGCAGGCATGATATCTTTATGGAATTTATCGAAAATCTGAATTCCATGCGATTTTAAACAAATGCCAGTATTGAGAAATAACCGCATCAGATCGAATCTGTAGCTATGTATAAATAAAATATCTGTAGGAAAACAGAAATCCTGAATCCTGGGCCTCTCGGGAGGATATATCAATACGAATATTTCAATAAAAACACCCCTTCAGAATCTGATTCCGAAGAGGTGAAAAATAATAATTGTAATATATGATATTGTTTTAGTCTGGTAACTTAAAACTTGAACCTCGCAATTATTATTTCATATATCTGAAATCATGATCAGCCGGTAGCTGTACCAGAAATTCATAAATCAGCTGGATCACTTGTTCTACATCTGTTTTACTAACGGTTTCAACCGTAGTATGCATATACTTTAAAGGCAGCGAGATCAATGCAGACGCAACACCACTGTTTGAATAGGCAAATGCGTCTGTATCGGTACCCGTAGCACGGCTTGCAGAAGCACGCTGGAAAGGTATTTCTTTACGCTGAGCTGTATCGATGATCATACGTAATAAATTATTCTGTACAGCTGGTCCGTACGTCAATACCGGTCCTTTACCACAGGCAAGATCACCGCTGGTAATCTTGTTGTACATCGGTGATTGTGTGTCGTGGCATACATCTGTAATAACAGCAATATCCGGTTTAATTCGGTGTGCAATCATTTCTGCACCGCGCAGACCGATTTCTTCCTGCACTGCATTTACAATATATAAACCGAACGGAAGCTGATTGTTATTCTCTTTTAATAAACGTGCTACTTCCGCAATCATGAAACCGCCGATGCGGTTGTCCAACGCACGTCCACAGTAATAACGCTCGTTCAGAATCATAAATTCGTCTTCGAATGTAATCACTGAACCTACGTGTACACCTTTGGCTTCGACTTCTTCTTTAGAAGAACATCCCAGGTCTATAAAAATATTTTTTAATGTCGGCGCTTTGTCGTTTTCTTCATCGCGTACGTGAATGGCCGGCCAGCCAAAAACACCTTTTACAATTCCGTTATCTGTATGAATATTCACACGTTTAGAGGGCGCAATCATGGTATCAGAGCCGCCGTTTTTGCGTACATATACATAACCTTCTTTTGTAATGTAATTCACAAACCAGGAAATTTCGTCGGCATGTGCTTCAATGACTACTTTGTAGGGTGCATCCGGATTAATCACACCAACAGTAGTGCCGTATGTGTCCGTAAAATACGTATGAATATACGGGCGGATATAATCCAGCCAGATCTGCTGTCCGGAGGATTCAAAGCCCGTTGGGGCCGCGTTATTTAAATATCTGTGTAAAAACTGTTCGCCTGAATCGTTGATAATACCCATCTGAAATAAATGATTTTAGTTGATGCAACGAATATACATAGCCCTGCGTTAAAAATGATATTTAAACCTAAAAATTTGAATGGAGTAATGGAATAAGGGTGGTTATAACTATTTGTTTTTGAATTATTTATGTGGAATTTTAAAAGGGCTTAAAAAT
It encodes the following:
- a CDS encoding TonB-dependent receptor domain-containing protein; this encodes MNKFLFLFILFICFSTSELVAQHRLTGRVIAANDSTHVAGCTVTLNNGAFITSTDSSGRFHFKDLENGTYVVNTYGIGFIANEQTVVVNGKNKHINVLLQPEHTDDVIDITSTTSNSHLEDVEDMAIYAGKKSEVIILDSLVVNAATNNARQVYARVPGLNIWENEGAGIQLSIGGRGLDPNRTSNFNVRQNGYDISADALGYPESYYTPPVEGLERIQVIRGAASLQYGTQFGGMLNFIIRKPVPDKRIQLVARQTVGSYGSKPAFSNTFVSLSGTQKKLSYYTYFQYKTGNGWRPNSDFDVYNYYGNVNYQISKRTSIGFDLTLMSYLAHQPGGLSDAMFKADPRQSNRERNWFQVNWRMAAIHFNHKFNDSNEVNVRVFGLLANRYSIGFRPNRVATIDDGTTERDLIKGAFKNIGAEARYMKRYHIAKQYNVLLVGGRVYYGNNVSTQGQGSKGSDADFDYTPTNFMTYDYMFLNHNVSLFAENIFYLGNKVSVTPGLRYEYIYTSADGYYGSIAYDLAGNIINQTRTDEFRSSARQFILGGIGVSYKPIPKMNFYGNISQNYRSITFSDMRISNPSSVIDPDMKDEKGFTTDIGLRSEGTKRFIYDGSFFILNYNNRIGEYLTADASNRVVRERTNIGQAVMMGVECYLEYDVLKAIVPVAKNWTGILFTNSAYIHSQYVASGITAVQGNEVEFVPKFNFKGGARASYKKFKASFQYSYLTEQFSDATNAVDGGVSGVVGIIPSYYIMDLGFSYEYRIFKLEANINNFTNQYYFTRRATGYPGPGILPSDGRAFYLTLQVKI
- a CDS encoding ABC transporter ATP-binding protein, translating into MQKEESGVVSGNLFDIHILSRLFQFVKPYKNLFYTQVALTLTGAVLASVKPYLVKVAIDDKIASHDLNGLYVMIGLMVVVLVAQAFMQYFDTYLAGKLGQTIIRDIRIRLFKHLLKFRLGFFDKTPIGRLVTRNISDIETLSNFTSDGLAGILGDFLQLIFIFGFMLYIDWRLTLICLCPLPILLFSTYVFKERIKHSFNEVRIAVSNLNTFVQEHITGMSIVQIFNSEQREYAKFKKINIEHRDSNLKSVNAYSVYFPIAEFIGSLGLVLLIWFGSTLVLGETSSFGTLVSFIMYISMFFRPIRMIADRFNTLQLSVVSSDRILKLLDDHTPIQSTGEKPLPEIKGDVQFNNVFFSYIEGQTVLKDINFHVPQGGSIAFVGSTGAGKSSIINLLNRFYDIEKGHILIDGTDIRDYNLHELRLQIGLVLQDVFLFSGSIRNNITLYNPDITDEKIWEAIRMVGAERFIERLPGGLDYEVMERGSTLSSGQRQIISFIRVMVYDPKILILDEATSSIDSETEELIQEATAKIMLGRTSIIIAHRLSTIQHVDTIFVLEKGEIVESGSHEVLLGQQGLYSQLSALQYAAAKE
- a CDS encoding M42 family metallopeptidase → MGIINDSGEQFLHRYLNNAAPTGFESSGQQIWLDYIRPYIHTYFTDTYGTTVGVINPDAPYKVVIEAHADEISWFVNYITKEGYVYVRKNGGSDTMIAPSKRVNIHTDNGIVKGVFGWPAIHVRDEENDKAPTLKNIFIDLGCSSKEEVEAKGVHVGSVITFEDEFMILNERYYCGRALDNRIGGFMIAEVARLLKENNNQLPFGLYIVNAVQEEIGLRGAEMIAHRIKPDIAVITDVCHDTQSPMYNKITSGDLACGKGPVLTYGPAVQNNLLRMIIDTAQRKEIPFQRASASRATGTDTDAFAYSNSGVASALISLPLKYMHTTVETVSKTDVEQVIQLIYEFLVQLPADHDFRYMK